TACAATGATAATGACcttgaatttcttaaaaaaaattacaataagcTACAAGTATCAAAGAAGCAAAGTTATCTGGAGTAGTCTATATAGGAGCTCTTTGGACTTTCTTTTATTATGCTAAAATAGTGGTGCTTTTAGGATTTACATTATTGTACTCTCCAATACAAAGTATGGGGTGTGTTTAAGTATACAGTACACCATTTTCATACATGTACAACATTGGTGGATGAAAAATGTCTCTTAGCAGTAATACTGGATTGTAGCCTCTGGTTTTACCAGCTGCATACTCTAGGACTATTATATAAGTAAAAATCTCTCTGTGATACTGGAAAGTGATTAGAATGTGCAAACTGATGTAGTAGTTTTCATCCGCCTCTTAAAGGGTACCACCACAGAAAGTCCATTTAAGATGTTGGTAGGTTTAACAAAGTTGGAATGCTGGCACTGTTGAATTGGGCAACAGTTCTTCAGACCTGtcaaaaggagaaaattaatTGAAAACACAGGTTGTAAATAGCATACTAAAGATCAAAAGGACATATTAAGACAACagttagaaataaatataatacagCTTCCTATTCTCATCATTACATTATGACCATGTACTATGATTCACAGCAAAGCACGGGTAGACACATTCTGCTGCCTCCCCGAAAGCCACTCAAATGAAAGTTGAATGTacttaaatgaaaatttatttgtattacCTCCCAAAGATTAAAAGCaggaaaactaaaaacaaaacaaaacaccatattaaaattttacatcaaGTCAACTTGACTAGAATCAAACAGGCAGCAATACTAACAAAATGGCTGGTCTGTAAGAGTGTTTATAATCCTAGAATTACATCATGAGTACAGAATGCACATCTAACCAAGCTCTCCAAGacttttcttccctcctcttccAGTAAGTGGCTAAAAAGCTGGTGCAGAgaagtcaataaaataaatttatttcatgaaGGCTCTCTACAGTTgacagatatatattttttaattctataaaACAGATCCAACTTAAGAAACGCCAGAGAAGGCTGTTATTACACTAAAATCttatctaattaaacttaaaagggtAAAATCAGAATTTATCAgtctgtcatttatttatttactttggatGATTTTCTGTACATATGCCTGGGCTAAAAAAACACTTCCTTTTTATATTGGTTTTCTGGGAATCAGACTTGCTCCAGAATGTTTGTTAATATAGATGTGGCTGATGAAATACTTTCCACAAATGCTTTGAACTTGAAGCCCTCATTTAGAGACTGAATGAGTTTCCTAAGTTTTCTAAATCTCAGCAGACCGACTGGAGCAAACTGGAAAGGACAGATGGCAGTGTGAGCTCAGGCACAAGTGTGCCGTCAAGAATGGGCAAGTGgctggaaaggagaggaaaaaaaaaattaaaggttgTATCCCTAAGCAGAAAGTCGTTAAGTGGAGATAAGGGACAAAACTCCAGAAAACTACAGAATCAGAGTACTATGGTTGTACAGGGTCATTTAatatgggaagaggcagagctagTAACATCCAAAGTTTCCAAGGataagaatacattaaaaaaaaaaaaatggcttagtGATACTTGGCAAACAGCAGCTAACAGAGGAGGGTTTATCACGTGCCAGGTACTGAACTAACTGCTTTGCAAGTATTAACTCATTTGCTATGACTATTTTCAAAAACTATGTTATAGTGATGTTTGCTCAATTTTCCTCTACTGTCTCATCTCAAGGTTGTATCTGTGGTTCTCTCTGCCCGGGAACTCTTCACCCTCTAATTTCTACTTATCCATCAGATTTCAACTTAGATGCTCTCACTCTGAGACTTTCCCTGAATCCACAGTTCATATCTGACTGGTTTGATACCCCAATTAAATACTCTTGATAGTACCCATAATAGCATAGTGACTAATTATGGACTTTGGGAATCAGTTCAGAGTTCAAATTCTGAGCCATGTACTCAGATCATTAGAGTCAATTCTGACTCTGCTGTTCACTAACTATAGGGCTTGAAcaatctttctgtgcctcagttcactcatctgtaatatgggaaTTATAATAATTCTGCCACACAGAATTGTTGTGAAAATCCAACTAACATATAGGCAGTACTTTGTCTGGTACATGATGTCAGGGGTTTTAATTATCAGTACCATGCTGCATTTATTCCGCCAGCaacatttataatattttgcAATGGTTTGTCTGACTTTTACACTAGACCTTAATTAGGTTAAGGTAACaaagaggaaagcagagaagatTGGTTTTGATCATCACTATGTTGTCAGCACAAACCAGTGACCCACTGAGATATGAGTATATACTGGATAAACTCATCTAGAATACTTATGTGGAATACCTTACTTCTGATGATCATATGTAagtgaaataattatttcaattaCTAGGATATCATATTAACTCCTAAGAAGTAACCATTTGTTTTCTACAACAGAAAATTCTATACTTGCTTTTTTGACCTTTAATAAAGTTGAGGTTAAAAATtagaggaaacaaacaaaacagaagaaaagataaattaaCATACCTGGCTCAGAGCTACAATGCATTTAGTATATTAAAGCAGCTGACATGACGACTTTTTGCGGGCCTTCCCAGGCACTGGAGTTTTTCTGTTAATTTGTCGCACTAGGTCATAAAAGATctgcaaacatttattaattttttttaatttgtagggAAATCCCCCCAAACTACAAGTGAAAGAGTACAATGAAAAAACTGAACTTTCCATAACTCTTCTccaaaaagcaaatattctgTTCATTTAAGGAATGAGAGTAAAGCCAGGTATTCTTGTAACTGTCAAgtacttttctgtttattttctgggAGGGCTGACATCATTCTCCTTAAAGTAAATACTAAGTAGCTGCAGAAATCTTAGTTTAGTCAGAACATTTACCATCATCCAAAGAGAACAATCCTTTACTCTTCTTTGACTCTATGTATTCTTATTCTACAACATAATTTTAAGTTCCTTGAAGCCAAGAGCCAGACATGCCTTCTTgaatttgttttcatcttttacaTAACATTGTTCATACATCTGAAGATTAAATCTGTCTTCCCCACCCTTATTCTTTTCCACTAATCTTACTTCATTTTACGGTAAATTCTACTGTACCACCAGTGTTTAATAAAGAGGCTCAAATAGTATTATTGGTTGTTAGCATGCTAATTAACATAATTAACTTGGGGTTGTGTTAATATACacttattattttccattaattcTGAATGCTAAATTCCAAATCAAGAGTTCTATTACACCATACctcattaacatttatttttgattttgcaGAGGATTCTAAGAATGCACAGTTGTTCCATTGTCTTGCTAGATTTTGACCTTGTTCCTTTCCTACAACTCTTTCATCTTCCAAGTCACACTTATTACCAACCAGAATCATTGGAACCTAAACGGgtaaaaacaaataagtaaacaaatatgcTACATAAATTCAAgtcaaaattctaagagtcaaCCATAAGGATTAGTTTTTATATTATGCCAGAGAAAAACACTAAATTAATAACGTGTACTAAAACTGACAGTTAAATATAAAAGCATTAATAATTAACTTAAGAACTTCTCACATACATTTTTTAGAAAACAAGCTATGATCTACTTATAAAAGAGGGAGGAAAAACCATGAAAATTGTATCAAAACGGACTTTTATTTTAGGCACCccgtgcagcatgcaggatcttagctccctgatcagggactgaagccatgcccttgcagtggaagcacagacttaatcactggactgccaggaaaagtCCCTCACAAAAGGACTAATTATAGtaagaaaacacaaaacttatttttaaaaagaaaatgcaaaaggaaataCCATAAAAAGTCAATATATTCCAAAATTTTAAAGTGTTACTCCAAAGGACACAAATCAATTTCAGATTTTCTGGTTTCTTAACAAGTATTTATCAAATAGCTCATTCTCAGTTTCATAACACAAAAAGGGAGAAATTTAGAAGGTAGATAAAATTCAAGGTAGAATTTTTAGCTTTTCATATAGTCTATATTaaaagccaaaaattaaaatcaccTTAATGTACTAAAAATCTAGACCATATTaatcatgtttttggacactacAGGGAAAAATAATCCTTATTCTGTAAAATTCCTATTAATCCTTTAGAGATTGGCTCTCCAAAGAAGTTCTGGAAAAAATCCAAACTAGAAAATCAAGATTTGTGACTTTTTAAGGAACAGATATATAGTAGTATACTAATAAATACCTGTTTAATGTAACTATAGTAGTTACCAGAGACACTGATAAACAGCTTTTCCAACTGAAGTTGCTTTAAGTATGTTAAGGTCCCCCAAAGTCCTCCTGCTTCAGAAGTCCAGGAAATGAGGATATTTCTAATAGATGCTCCCAAGCTCTCAAAATATTTGCTATAATTAAACTATACATAGTACAGTGGTTCTTAAAAGTGTGATGCCCAGACCAGCAGCACCAATACCATCTGGAAatatgttagaaatgcaaattcctgaACCCTAttccagacctactgaattagaAACTCTGGGAGTGGGACCTGGCAATCTGTTTTAACTAGCTttacaggtgattctgatgcaagatgaatttatatatatagcgtgatgaggaattttaaaaatccttttgaaGTTTCCTACAGGGTTAAACTCCATTATGGTGTACTCAGAAGGGGCATGCTACTTAGCATTAGAATTGAATATATTTGTTGGCTTTCTTGCACCTTCTGTCATAGTTGCTTGAGATATGTTCACATGTTGTTCTCTTATTAAAAAGGCTCTTAAATCTACCAGAACGTCATCTGCTCTATTAGTAATATTTGCCACCGACAcctctcctccttctccaccaaacgcaagatttaaaaatatgaagggaaaaaaataggaagggtataaattttattttacacagGAGGAAGGGTATTTTTACATTACATATAGTGTTACATCACTTTTTACATTATATACAGTGTTAAAGGTACGTTTTTCCCTTtcaaagaaaaagcttttgaaaaacaaACTTCTTAAAATAGATGAAGTTTAAACTGGATTTAAATTCAAACTTTTAAACCAGATATCACTATAATAAGggtttgaaagaaaatatatttattatgaagCCAGCTTACATCATCCGTGTCTTTAACTCGAAGGATCTGTTCTCTCAGATCTTGTAAATCATTAAATGTGGACTGTGCTGTGATGGAATAAACTAACGCAAAGCCTTGTCCATTTTTCATGTACAAATCCCTCATTGCTGTGAATTGTTCCTACAGTTGAAAgaaagaatcattttaaaaaaatgttttgacaGTTAATTTGACAATTTTCAAAGTCTATAATTAGAGCTCAAAGAAGAATGTAGTAGTGTTATGTAACATCTCTTAAAACTGTAGTCCATGGCTATTTGAAAAATTGGTATTTCAAGAAAtaagtgttttatttaaaaataatacaccaGAGCAGATTCATGTGCAGTAAATGCACTCAAGTGGAAATGTCCCATCTTCAAAGGCTGCTTGAAGGCAGCTTTTCAAGACACCATACGGAAGGCACCCAAATCAAATCACCAAGTTGCTCACAGCTAGCTCACAATGCTCCAGTTCTCCCAGGTCCACCAGCAAGTTACCTACATGGTGACATTTTCCCACACTTTTCCTCCTTCGCTAGACTGTAAGCTTTTGAGTGTAAGAATACAAGCCACAACACGTATCAGGCACTCAAACATTAGATGAATGAATACCACACATCCAGAGTACATCTTCCCTTCACCTTCAGATACCATCAGATCTAGCTGTTCTGTAAATATATTGAAGGATGAAAGATACTATTCAAAATACTTCACAAAGTCACTGAGGAATCTCAGGTATTTTCCACATTATTTAACATATGGAAATACAGTCTAACTTGCTTTAAAAGTACTAGTGAAGCTATGAAAACTTTCATACAAATTTTCTACTTATTTCTTCAGTAAATGACCCATGCACACAAGAAAAGAATTCAAGAAGATAAGGAAGACAGCTTTAGGATTTAATGCAAGCCTCACTTTAAATAATGTTTGTCTGTAAGAATACTAGCATTTATAAGGTCAACACCGCACAAGTTGTGCATACACTTTGGTACTGTTGTACATACCGTTCCTGCAGTATCCAAGATTTCAAGCATACACTGCTGTGCATCTACTTCAACTTGCTAGGGGGGAAATTAAGgtagatcttcattttttttcctgtatataaGACTACTTTAATACGTATAATATTAATATGATATTTAAAACAGACATAGATTATAGCAACTTTGATCCTAATCTCAAGTAATACATACTTTaacaaaacaggagaaaaaaacagcTGGATAACTAAGGTCTACTTATCCTCAAACTGCATTAAGTGTAAAAACTGTGAGTTCTCAATTTAATATAAGGGTATCTACAAGATATACAAGATCCAACCTCAATGCGAATCACTCAGCACTTAATTCTGGagaggaaataatttcaaatcagctcaaaatacttttatttaatgTAATAATAGTTCCAATAATGTCAGAAGTAACTATCTATATCAATTCTGCCATACTTTAGATATACTTTCCCTTTGCTTACAACCACATCCCCTTCACTATACTGAACAAAATTTTTGGTAGCAAGGAAGGAGAGCTATCAAATAAAATTCTATATCCCTGTTACCCTTTAAACCTAACATTTCctaggaaaaaaatatacagaTGCGGAAAAAAGGGTAATGCTGCCTCAGAGCTGGGGTCCAGAAAGGGTTTCTAGTCTTGGCAGACAGTGGAcacaaaagaagaatggaaatgcaGTGTCTGCAGCGCAGCAGGGTCCAGGCTGGCTGCTTTAAAGCGGCGGATAATCTTCTCCCTTCTAAATTAAACATGTCTGCATATTAAGTTTTATTGTCGCATGTTATATAAATGAACATAGTAATAAACTTTTCTACTATTACGAGCAGTGGAACTTTCTCAAGGAGTTGTAAATAGGAAGGTTAGGGAGACTTTTGTACTTACATCTTTATATGAAAAGCAGGGAGCCTGAGAATATTCAGTCTTTGGGGGGGCAGAATTGGGGGAGAAACATGGAACTACCACCTGAAATGGATGTCTCAACTC
The sequence above is drawn from the Dama dama isolate Ldn47 chromosome 3, ASM3311817v1, whole genome shotgun sequence genome and encodes:
- the RAP1B gene encoding ras-related protein Rap-1b, whose amino-acid sequence is MREYKLVVLGSGGVGKSALTVQFVQGIFVEKYDPTIEDSYRKQVEVDAQQCMLEILDTAGTEQFTAMRDLYMKNGQGFALVYSITAQSTFNDLQDLREQILRVKDTDDVPMILVGNKCDLEDERVVGKEQGQNLARQWNNCAFLESSAKSKINVNEIFYDLVRQINRKTPVPGKARKKSSCQLL